The following coding sequences lie in one Bacteroides helcogenes P 36-108 genomic window:
- the clpP gene encoding ATP-dependent Clp endopeptidase proteolytic subunit ClpP translates to MDDFRKYATKHLGMNGLVLDDVIKSQAGYLNPYILEERQLNVTQLDVFSRLMMDRIIFLGTQIDDYTANTLQAQLLYLDSVDPGKDISIYINSPGGSVYAGLGIYDTMQFISSDVATICTGMAASMAAVLLVSGAESKRSALTHSRVMIHQPMGGAQGQASDIEITAREIQKLKKELYAIIADHSHTDFDKVWADSDRDYWMTAQEAKEYGMVDEVLIKK, encoded by the coding sequence ATGGATGATTTCAGAAAATATGCTACCAAGCATTTAGGAATGAACGGCTTGGTGTTGGACGATGTGATTAAGTCACAAGCCGGGTATTTAAATCCTTATATCTTGGAAGAACGTCAGCTTAACGTTACACAGTTAGATGTGTTCTCTCGTTTGATGATGGATCGTATCATTTTCCTTGGTACACAGATTGATGATTATACTGCCAATACTTTGCAGGCACAGTTGTTGTATCTGGATTCTGTAGATCCGGGCAAGGATATCTCTATCTATATCAATTCTCCTGGTGGATCGGTATACGCCGGATTGGGGATTTATGATACCATGCAGTTTATCAGCAGTGATGTGGCTACAATCTGTACGGGTATGGCAGCCAGTATGGCGGCTGTGCTCTTAGTGTCTGGTGCTGAGAGTAAACGTTCTGCCTTGACACACTCCCGTGTCATGATTCACCAACCGATGGGCGGTGCGCAGGGACAGGCTTCGGATATCGAGATTACGGCACGTGAAATCCAAAAGTTGAAGAAAGAACTTTATGCCATTATTGCCGATCATTCGCATACAGACTTTGATAAGGTCTGGGCCGATTCTGACCGTGATTACTGGATGACGGCGCAAGAAGCCAAGGAATATGGAATGGTAGATGAAGTGTTGATTAAAAAATAA
- the recQ gene encoding DNA helicase RecQ produces MAGKKTNLTDQLKEYFGFDTFKGNQEAIIQNLLDGNDTFVLMPTGGGKSLCYQLPSLLMEGTGIVISPLIALMKNQVDAMRNFSEEDGIAHFINSSLNKGAIDQVKSDIVSGKTKLLYVAPESLTKEENVEFLKTVKISFYAVDEAHCISEWGHDFRPEYRRIRPIINEIGKAPLIALTATATPKVQHDIQKNLGMVDARVFKSSFNRPNLYYEVRPKTANVDRDIIKFIKNNSEKSGIIYCLSRKKVEELAEILQANGINARAYHAGMDSATRTQNQDDFLMEKIDVIVATIAFGMGIDKPDVRYVIHYDIPKSLEGYYQETGRAGRDGGEGQCITFYTNKDLQKLEKFMQGKPVAEQEIGKQLLLETAAYAESSVCRRKTLLHYFGEEYTEENCGNCDNCLNPKKQVEAQELLCTVIEAILAVKENFKADYIIDIIQGKETSEVQAHLHEELEVFGSGMGEEDKTWNAVIRQALIAGYLSKDVENYGLLKVTDEGKKFLKHPKSFKIVEDNDFEEVEEEAPARGGGACAVDPALYSMLKDLRKKLSKKLEVPPYVIFQDPSLEAMATIYPVTLDELQNIPGVGAGKAKRYGEEFCKLIKRHCEENEIERPEDLRVRTVANKSKMKVAIIQAIDRKVALDDIAMSKGIEFEELLDEIEAIVYSGTKLNIDYFLEDIMDEDHMLDIYDYFKESTTDKIDDALDELGDDFTEEEVRLVRIKFISEMAN; encoded by the coding sequence ATGGCAGGGAAGAAAACCAATTTGACAGACCAGTTGAAGGAATACTTCGGGTTCGACACATTTAAGGGAAATCAGGAAGCAATAATCCAGAACCTGCTGGATGGGAACGATACTTTTGTGTTGATGCCCACCGGTGGAGGTAAATCATTGTGCTATCAATTACCCTCCTTATTAATGGAAGGTACAGGAATTGTGATTTCACCGTTGATTGCCCTGATGAAGAACCAGGTCGATGCGATGCGCAACTTCAGCGAGGAAGATGGCATTGCTCATTTTATTAATTCTTCTCTGAATAAGGGAGCGATAGATCAAGTGAAATCCGATATTGTTAGTGGTAAGACCAAGTTGTTGTATGTAGCTCCCGAATCGTTGACGAAAGAAGAGAACGTTGAGTTTCTGAAGACGGTAAAGATTTCTTTCTATGCCGTGGATGAGGCGCATTGTATCTCAGAGTGGGGGCATGACTTCCGTCCGGAATATCGTCGCATTCGTCCTATTATTAATGAAATCGGAAAAGCTCCGCTTATAGCGTTGACTGCGACTGCCACACCCAAAGTGCAGCATGATATTCAGAAAAATCTGGGTATGGTGGATGCGCGGGTATTCAAGTCGTCATTCAACCGTCCAAACCTATACTATGAGGTACGGCCCAAAACCGCTAATGTGGATAGGGATATCATCAAGTTTATTAAGAACAATTCTGAAAAGTCAGGTATTATTTACTGTCTGAGTCGGAAGAAAGTAGAAGAACTTGCTGAAATCTTGCAGGCTAACGGCATCAATGCCCGTGCATATCATGCCGGAATGGACTCGGCTACACGAACGCAGAATCAGGATGATTTCTTGATGGAAAAGATAGATGTGATTGTGGCTACCATTGCTTTTGGTATGGGCATTGACAAGCCGGATGTACGCTATGTGATCCATTATGATATTCCGAAAAGTCTTGAAGGATATTATCAGGAAACCGGACGTGCCGGTAGAGATGGGGGAGAAGGACAGTGCATTACTTTTTATACGAACAAGGACTTGCAGAAACTTGAAAAGTTCATGCAAGGCAAGCCTGTAGCAGAGCAGGAAATAGGCAAGCAGCTTCTGTTGGAGACGGCTGCGTATGCCGAATCTTCCGTATGCCGTCGAAAGACATTGCTTCATTACTTCGGTGAAGAATATACGGAGGAGAATTGTGGTAATTGTGACAACTGTTTAAATCCAAAAAAACAAGTGGAAGCTCAGGAATTATTGTGTACCGTTATTGAGGCGATCCTCGCGGTGAAAGAAAATTTTAAAGCGGACTATATTATAGACATAATACAAGGTAAGGAGACTTCGGAAGTGCAGGCTCACCTGCACGAAGAGCTCGAAGTGTTCGGTTCCGGTATGGGGGAAGAAGACAAAACGTGGAATGCCGTTATCCGTCAGGCTCTTATAGCTGGATATTTAAGCAAGGATGTCGAAAATTATGGTTTGCTGAAAGTTACGGATGAAGGTAAGAAATTTCTCAAGCATCCCAAGTCCTTCAAAATTGTGGAAGACAATGATTTTGAGGAGGTAGAAGAGGAAGCTCCGGCACGCGGAGGCGGTGCTTGTGCGGTTGATCCCGCATTATACTCCATGCTGAAAGATCTACGTAAAAAACTGTCCAAAAAACTGGAAGTTCCTCCTTACGTTATATTTCAGGATCCTTCTCTGGAAGCAATGGCAACTATTTATCCTGTGACATTGGATGAGTTGCAGAATATTCCGGGGGTCGGAGCAGGCAAGGCGAAACGTTACGGTGAAGAATTCTGCAAGCTAATAAAGCGCCACTGCGAAGAAAATGAGATTGAACGGCCGGAAGACTTGCGTGTACGTACCGTAGCCAATAAATCAAAGATGAAAGTAGCCATTATACAGGCTATCGATCGTAAAGTCGCATTGGATGATATTGCTATGTCAAAGGGCATTGAATTTGAGGAGTTGCTGGATGAGATAGAAGCGATTGTTTATTCAGGAACCAAACTGAATATTGATTATTTTCTGGAAGACATTATGGATGAAGATCACATGCTGGACATCTATGATTATTTTAAGGAATCCACAACGGATAAGATTGATGATGCTCTGGATGAATTAGGTGATGATTTTACGGAAGAAGAAGTGCGTTTGGTACGTATTAAGTTCATCTCAGAAATGGCAAACTGA
- a CDS encoding MlaE family ABC transporter permease, whose product MIKALRTVGRYIILMGRVFARPERMRMFFRQYLNEVEQLGVNSIGIVLLISFFIGAVITIQIKLNIESPFMPRWTVGYVTREIMLLEFSSSIMCLILAGKVGSNIASELGTMRVTQQIDALEIMGVNSANYLILPKISALVTTIPLMVTFSIFAGIIGAFCTCWFGGIMSAVDLEYGLQYTFVEWFIWCGIIKSLFFAFIIASVSAFFGYTVEGGSIEVGKASTDSVVCSSVLILFADLILTQLLMG is encoded by the coding sequence ATGATAAAAGCACTCAGAACAGTGGGAAGATACATCATACTGATGGGACGTGTTTTCGCCCGTCCGGAACGCATGCGTATGTTCTTCCGCCAATATCTCAACGAAGTGGAGCAGCTTGGCGTGAACTCCATCGGCATCGTACTCCTGATATCGTTCTTTATAGGAGCTGTCATCACCATACAGATCAAACTGAATATCGAAAGTCCTTTTATGCCCCGATGGACAGTAGGCTACGTCACCCGCGAAATCATGCTGCTGGAATTCTCATCCTCCATCATGTGCCTAATATTAGCAGGAAAAGTAGGTTCTAACATAGCGTCCGAATTAGGAACCATGCGAGTCACCCAACAGATAGACGCCCTTGAAATAATGGGAGTGAACTCCGCCAACTACCTGATACTTCCTAAAATATCGGCTTTGGTTACTACCATTCCATTGATGGTGACATTCAGTATATTTGCCGGTATCATCGGCGCCTTTTGTACCTGCTGGTTCGGCGGTATCATGTCGGCAGTCGATTTGGAATACGGCTTGCAATACACATTTGTAGAATGGTTCATCTGGTGCGGCATCATCAAATCGCTGTTCTTCGCCTTCATCATAGCCAGTGTATCTGCCTTCTTCGGCTATACTGTGGAAGGTGGTTCCATAGAGGTAGGCAAGGCATCCACAGACTCCGTAGTATGTAGCAGCGTACTTATCTTGTTTGCCGATCTCATCTTGACTCAGTTACTGATGGGATGA
- the lptB gene encoding LPS export ABC transporter ATP-binding protein gives MEESKMVLRTEDLVKKYGKRTVVSHVSINVKQGEIVGLLGPNGAGKTTSFYMTVGLITPNEGRIFLDNLDITKYPVYKRAQTGIGYLAQEASVFRQMSVEDNIASVLEMTDRPLDYQKDKLESLIAEFRLQKVRKNKGNQLSGGERRRTEIARCLAIDPKFIMLDEPFAGVDPIAVEDIQQIVWKLKDRNIGILITDHNVQETLSITDRAYLLFEGKILFQGTPEELAENKIVREKYLSNSFVLRRKDFMK, from the coding sequence ATGGAAGAAAGCAAAATGGTACTTCGCACGGAAGATTTGGTGAAAAAGTACGGGAAGCGTACGGTGGTGAGCCATGTTTCCATCAATGTGAAGCAGGGTGAGATTGTAGGCTTGTTGGGGCCGAACGGCGCCGGAAAGACAACTTCGTTCTATATGACCGTGGGGCTGATAACTCCGAATGAAGGACGTATCTTCCTGGATAACTTGGATATAACAAAATATCCGGTATATAAGCGTGCGCAGACGGGTATTGGTTATTTGGCACAGGAGGCATCTGTGTTTCGTCAAATGAGTGTGGAAGACAATATTGCATCTGTACTGGAGATGACCGACAGGCCATTAGACTATCAGAAGGATAAGTTGGAAAGCTTGATAGCCGAATTTCGCCTTCAGAAAGTGAGAAAGAATAAAGGTAACCAGTTGTCTGGTGGCGAACGTCGCCGTACAGAAATAGCTCGTTGTCTGGCCATAGATCCTAAGTTTATCATGCTTGACGAACCGTTTGCGGGTGTGGATCCTATTGCGGTGGAAGATATCCAACAGATTGTGTGGAAGTTGAAAGACCGTAATATTGGTATTTTGATAACCGATCATAACGTGCAGGAAACATTGAGCATAACAGATCGTGCCTACTTGTTGTTCGAAGGAAAAATCCTGTTCCAAGGTACACCGGAAGAGTTGGCAGAGAATAAAATTGTTCGCGAAAAGTATTTGAGTAATAGTTTTGTGCTCCGTAGGAAAGACTTTATGAAATAA
- a CDS encoding RNA recognition motif domain-containing protein: protein MNIYVGNLNYRVKESDLQKAMEEYGAVTSIKFITDRETKRFRGIAFVEMEDAAAAAKAIEELDGAEFFGRQMVVKEARPPKF from the coding sequence ATGAACATTTATGTTGGAAACCTTAACTACCGTGTTAAGGAAAGCGACCTGCAAAAGGCCATGGAAGAGTACGGAGCCGTAACTTCTATCAAATTTATCACTGACCGCGAAACGAAACGTTTTAGAGGCATTGCATTCGTTGAAATGGAAGACGCAGCAGCTGCTGCCAAAGCTATCGAAGAACTGGATGGAGCTGAATTTTTCGGACGTCAAATGGTAGTCAAAGAAGCAAGACCTCCTAAATTTTAA
- the clpX gene encoding ATP-dependent Clp protease ATP-binding subunit ClpX — MADSRKNKNRCSFCGRSEDEVGFLITGMNGYICDSCATQAYEITQEAMGGAKKGTATKLNLKELPKPVEIKNFLDQYVIGQDDAKRFLSVSVYNHYKRLLQKESGDDVEIEKSNIIMVGSTGTGKTLLARTIAKLLHVPFTIVDATVLTEAGYVGEDIESILTRLLQVADYNVPEAEQGIVFIDEIDKIARKGDNPSITRDVSGEGVQQGLLKLLEGAVVNVPPQGGRKHPDQKMIPVNTKNILFICGGAFDGIEKKIAQRLNTHVVGYGAVRNTSVIDKNNMMQYIAPQDLKSFGLIPEIIGRLPVLTYLNPLDRMALRAILTEPKNSIIKQYIKLFEMDNVKLTFDDAVFEYIVDKAIEYKLGARGLRSIVETIMMDVMFEIPSEHKDNFVVTLDYAKRQLEKANMARLQSA; from the coding sequence ATGGCAGATTCAAGAAAAAATAAAAACAGATGCAGTTTCTGTGGACGCTCTGAGGATGAAGTAGGTTTTCTCATTACAGGAATGAATGGCTACATCTGTGACAGTTGTGCTACCCAGGCATACGAGATTACTCAGGAAGCTATGGGAGGAGCTAAGAAGGGCACTGCTACAAAGCTGAATTTGAAAGAACTTCCTAAACCGGTAGAGATAAAGAATTTTCTCGACCAATACGTTATTGGACAGGATGATGCCAAGCGTTTCTTGTCAGTGTCAGTGTATAATCACTACAAGCGGCTATTGCAAAAGGAAAGCGGTGATGATGTGGAAATCGAAAAATCGAATATCATTATGGTAGGTAGTACCGGTACGGGAAAGACCTTGCTGGCGCGTACGATTGCTAAGTTGCTCCATGTACCTTTTACTATTGTGGATGCAACCGTCTTGACAGAGGCCGGTTATGTAGGTGAAGACATTGAAAGCATTTTGACCCGACTATTGCAGGTAGCAGATTATAATGTGCCGGAGGCCGAACAGGGTATCGTATTTATTGACGAGATAGATAAAATTGCTCGTAAGGGTGATAACCCTTCCATTACTCGGGATGTGAGTGGTGAAGGTGTGCAGCAGGGATTGTTGAAATTGCTGGAAGGAGCTGTAGTAAACGTACCGCCTCAGGGAGGGCGCAAGCATCCGGACCAGAAGATGATTCCGGTAAATACAAAGAATATTCTGTTCATTTGTGGCGGAGCTTTTGATGGCATTGAAAAGAAGATAGCTCAACGCTTGAATACCCATGTGGTGGGATATGGAGCAGTACGCAATACGTCTGTCATAGATAAGAACAATATGATGCAGTACATTGCTCCACAGGATTTGAAGTCGTTCGGTTTGATTCCCGAAATCATCGGTCGTCTTCCGGTATTGACCTATCTGAATCCATTGGATCGTATGGCTTTGCGTGCTATTCTTACAGAACCGAAAAACTCCATTATTAAACAATATATCAAGCTGTTTGAGATGGATAATGTGAAGTTGACTTTTGATGATGCCGTATTCGAGTATATTGTGGACAAAGCTATTGAATACAAGTTGGGTGCTCGTGGTTTGCGCTCCATTGTGGAGACAATCATGATGGATGTAATGTTTGAAATTCCATCTGAGCACAAAGACAACTTTGTAGTGACACTGGATTATGCAAAACGCCAGCTTGAAAAGGCAAATATGGCGAGACTTCAAAGTGCTTAA
- the tig gene encoding trigger factor: protein MNVSLQNIDKVSALLTVKLEKADYQEKIDKSLKNFRQKAQVPGFRKGMVPMSLVKKMYGKSVLAEEVNKLLSESVYKYIQDNKVNILGEPLPNEDKQKEIDFDTMEEFEFLFDIALAPEFKAEVCATDKVDYYTIEVTDDMIENQIKSYTQRSGKYDKVDVYEDNDMLKGLLVELDEEGNTKEGGVQVEGAVMMPSYMKNNDQKATFKDAKVNDVLVFNPNTAWDGNAAELASLLKIDKEATTEIKSNFSFQIEEITRFVPGDLNQEIFDQVFGKDVVKNEEEFRAKVKESIAAQFVADSDYKFLIDMRKALMEKVGNLEFPDALLKRIMRLNNPEKDEAFVEENYDKSIEELTWHLIKEQLVKANDIKVEQEDITNMAKDATRAQFAQYGMLSVPEEILENYVKEMLKKKESIEGLVNRVVESKLAAVLKAQVTLENKNISLEEFNKMFE from the coding sequence ATGAACGTTTCATTGCAAAACATTGACAAAGTAAGCGCTTTGCTTACTGTAAAGCTTGAGAAAGCAGACTATCAGGAGAAGATAGACAAATCGTTGAAAAACTTCCGTCAAAAAGCTCAGGTTCCCGGATTCCGTAAAGGAATGGTTCCTATGAGTCTTGTTAAGAAAATGTATGGAAAGTCTGTATTAGCCGAAGAAGTCAATAAATTACTTTCCGAATCAGTATATAAGTACATTCAAGATAATAAGGTGAACATCCTTGGTGAGCCCCTTCCCAATGAAGACAAACAGAAGGAAATAGATTTCGATACGATGGAGGAATTCGAATTCTTGTTTGACATTGCTTTGGCTCCTGAATTCAAGGCTGAAGTCTGTGCTACCGACAAGGTAGATTATTATACAATCGAAGTTACAGACGATATGATTGAAAATCAGATAAAGTCTTATACTCAACGTAGTGGTAAGTATGACAAGGTAGATGTTTACGAAGACAACGACATGCTGAAAGGATTGCTTGTCGAATTGGACGAAGAAGGCAATACTAAAGAAGGAGGAGTTCAGGTGGAAGGCGCCGTGATGATGCCGTCTTATATGAAGAATAATGATCAGAAAGCCACTTTCAAAGATGCAAAGGTCAACGATGTGCTTGTATTCAATCCGAATACGGCTTGGGATGGCAATGCTGCCGAACTGGCTTCCTTACTGAAGATTGATAAGGAAGCTACTACTGAAATTAAATCCAACTTCAGTTTTCAGATAGAGGAGATTACACGTTTTGTACCTGGTGACCTGAACCAGGAAATTTTTGATCAAGTATTCGGTAAAGACGTTGTGAAGAATGAGGAAGAATTCCGCGCCAAAGTAAAGGAAAGCATTGCTGCGCAATTTGTAGCAGACAGTGATTATAAATTCCTTATTGATATGCGCAAGGCATTGATGGAGAAAGTAGGTAATCTGGAATTCCCAGATGCACTGTTGAAGCGCATCATGCGTCTGAACAATCCGGAAAAGGACGAGGCATTTGTAGAAGAAAATTACGACAAGAGCATTGAAGAACTTACTTGGCATTTGATTAAGGAACAATTGGTGAAAGCCAATGACATCAAGGTTGAGCAGGAAGATATCACAAACATGGCTAAGGACGCTACTCGTGCACAATTTGCACAATATGGTATGTTGAGTGTGCCCGAAGAAATTCTGGAAAACTATGTCAAAGAGATGTTGAAGAAAAAAGAAAGTATTGAAGGGCTGGTGAACCGCGTGGTTGAAAGCAAACTGGCTGCTGTTTTGAAGGCTCAGGTGACATTGGAGAACAAAAACATTTCATTGGAGGAGTTCAATAAGATGTTTGAATAA